GCTGCGGCAAACAGTGATATCAAGCGCTTAGAAGACATTAAAGCGGGTGCGACCGTAGCAATGGCAGACAACCGTGATGTTAAGCTGATTGGCTTACGCTTGCTAGAAGCTGTGGATATAGAAGAGTCTGATCTTAACTGGGATATCACTGAGACTTATCAGGCAGCCGCCCGTAAAGTCATCAAAGGTGATGCTCAAGCGGCTTTCTTCTTGGCAGAGATTTTTCATAGCTTTTCACGCTTGACCAAAACTCAGCTGTCAGTGCTAATCGAAAGTGATTTGGCAGATATTAGCCATGTATTATTGATTAAAGATGGCTTTCCTGATACAGAAATATTCATGAATGCGATCCTGAACTTGCATAATGATGACGATGGTAGAGAAGCATTGGCTGAACTTGGCATGCCTCAAGGGTTTGAAGCCATGGACGAAGAAGATGCTGAATTTATGATAGATTTGATGCAAACTTTACTTGATTAATTATTACTTATTAATTATTAATTGGCACGTTGCACCGTTTCGCTTAGTGAAGTCATAGGCTATTGTCGCTCAATAGTGGCTATATCATTTTGACCATACGATATTAGCCACAAGCTGTTAGCCATACAATAGACACTATGACTTAAAGGACACTATTATGTCTGATTTAGACCTTATCAAAGAAAATGAGATGGAAGCGCGCCGAGTATTTCGTTTATATTCGCGTAAAGTGTTTTTGGCACCCAATAACCGTCATTTTCATGAACAACGTATCA
This region of Psychrobacter sp. JCM 18902 genomic DNA includes:
- a CDS encoding PhnD/SsuA/transferrin family substrate-binding protein; this translates as MTTHNMLIAPDFSPERFAGWHMFNILIQKRANLNMHLNIPTSHAEQEQIIEAGDIQVIYANPFDAATLIREQGYRAVARPIGKSDEMVIAAAANSDIKRLEDIKAGATVAMADNRDVKLIGLRLLEAVDIEESDLNWDITETYQAAARKVIKGDAQAAFFLAEIFHSFSRLTKTQLSVLIESDLADISHVLLIKDGFPDTEIFMNAILNLHNDDDGREALAELGMPQGFEAMDEEDAEFMIDLMQTLLD